In a single window of the Lynx canadensis isolate LIC74 chromosome E2, mLynCan4.pri.v2, whole genome shotgun sequence genome:
- the ZNF446 gene encoding zinc finger protein 446 isoform X2, with the protein MAIRSRSSPPPHLPIGAGSAVHMRRILTYPPSRLLVSFVGYKKTPSTTMPSPLGPPRLPSVDPVATLEEPEAARLRFRGFCYQEVAGPREALARLRELCRQWLRPEACSKEQMLELLVLEQFLGTLPPEIQAWVRGQRPGSPEEAVALVEGLQHNPGQLLGWITAHVLKQVVLPAAQKIEESLGRPQPSGTVELLRATSGEEPQDTQMEGSPQLSCSVKEEPDADGQEMAPSSPPHPSQSREGYPGHREPAATSFHPPRIQEEWGLLDRSQKELYWDAMLEKYGTVVSLGLPAPLPEARVESEPGVLRSGTEGQRSLHPGECFSMRSEPPVAWWSGSLSAPTHLVGGDGNVKDAGLPGTANSPSPGDESESHCEGPPRCPEAQPPQGPGPVTWEGPSGASVSTRATPGAGLEAGAPRRKPYTCELCGRGFDWKSVFVIHHRTHADGQATRAPVLAVGGAQKLPPGSREPGTPRHPRRALPGPRSYACEECGRSFSWKSQLVIHRKSHAGQRRHFCGDCGRSFDWKSQLVIHRKSHRPEAP; encoded by the exons GTCTCTTTTGTTGGCTACAAGAAGACACCCAGTACAACAATGCCATCCCCACTGGGCCCCCCACGCCTGCCCTCTGTGGACCCTGTGGCCACTCTGGAGGAGCCCGAGGCAGCACGCCTGCGTTTCCGGGGATTCTGCTACCAGGAGGTGGCAGGTCCCCGAGAGGCCCTGGCGCGGCTGCGAGAACTGTGCCGCCAGTGGCTGCGGCCGGAGGCATGCTCCAAGGAGCAGATGCTGGAGCTGCTGGTGCTGGAGCAGTTCCTGGGCACGCTGCCCCCTGAGATCCAGGCCTGGGTGCGGGGCCAGCGGCCAGGCAGCCCTGAGGAGGCTGTAGCCCTGGTCGAGGGCCTACAGCATAACCCTGGGCAGCTGCTGGGCTGG ATCACAGCCCATGTCCTGAAGCAAGTGGTGCTCCCAGCGGCACAGAAGATAGAGGAGTCCTTGGGGAGACCCCAGCCTTCAGGGACAGTGGAACTTCTCAGGGCAACCTCTGGGGAGGAGCCACAGGACACCCAGATGGAGGGGTCTCCCCAGCTCAGCTGCAGTGTGAAGGAGGAGCCTGATGCTGATGGGCAGGAGATGG CACCTTCCAGCCCCCCACATCCATCCCAGTCCCGCGAGGGGTACCCAGGACACCGGGAACCAGCCGCCacctccttccacccacccaggATTCAG GAGGAGTGGGGGCTACTGGACCGGTCACAGAAGGAACTGTACTGGGACGCGATGCTGGAGAAGTATGGCACGGTGGTCTCCCTGG GGTTACCGGCCCCCTTGCCAGAGGCACGGGTTGAGTCGGAGCCAGGGGTACTGCGCTCGGGGACAGAGGGTCAAAGAAGCCTCCACCCGGGTGAGTGCTTCTCCATGCGATCTGAACCGCCTGTTGCCTGGTGGAGTGGGAGCTTGTCTGCCCCCACACACCTGGTGGGAGGGGATGGGAATGTCAAGGATGCTGGGCTACCTGGGACTGCCAACTCTCCTTCCCCAGGAGATGAGAGTGAGAGTCACTGTGAGGGTCCACCCCGCTGCCCAGAGGCCCAGCCACCCCAGGGCCCCGGGCCTGTCACCTGGGAGGGCCCATCTGGGGCCTCCGTCTCCACCAGGGCTACACCgggagcagggctggaggccGGCGCCCCGCGGAGGAAGCCTTACACCTGTGAGTTGTGCGGCCGAGGCTTTGATTGGAAATCGGTGTTTGTCATCCACCACCGGACGCATGCGGATGGGCAGGCCACGCGGGCCCCGGTGCTGGCTGTTGGGGGTGCTCAGAAGCTGCCACCAGGTTCCCGGGAGCCGGGCACACCACGCCACCCCCGGCGTGCACTCCCAGGCCCCCGGAGCTATGCGTGTGAGGAATGTGGGCGCAGCTTCAGCTGGAAGTCTCAATTGGTCATCCACCGCAAGAGCCACGCAGGCCAGCGGCGCCACTTCTGTGGCGACTGTGGCCGCAGCTTCGACTGGAAGTCCCAGCTGGTCATCCACAGGAAGAGCCACCGGCCGGAGGCCCCATGA
- the ZNF446 gene encoding zinc finger protein 446 isoform X5 — MPSPLGPPRLPSVDPVATLEEPEAARLRFRGFCYQEVAGPREALARLRELCRQWLRPEACSKEQMLELLVLEQFLGTLPPEIQAWVRGQRPGSPEEAVALVEGLQHNPGQLLGWITAHVLKQVVLPAAQKIEESLGRPQPSGTVELLRATSGEEPQDTQMEGSPQLSCSVKEEPDADGQEMAPSSPPHPSQSREGYPGHREPAATSFHPPRIQEEWGLLDRSQKELYWDAMLEKYGTVVSLAGLPAPLPEARVESEPGVLRSGTEGQRSLHPGECFSMRSEPPVAWWSGSLSAPTHLVGGDGNVKDAGLPGTANSPSPGDESESHCEGPPRCPEAQPPQGPGPVTWEGPSGASVSTRATPGAGLEAGAPRRKPYTCELCGRGFDWKSVFVIHHRTHADGQATRAPVLAVGGAQKLPPGSREPGTPRHPRRALPGPRSYACEECGRSFSWKSQLVIHRKSHAGQRRHFCGDCGRSFDWKSQLVIHRKSHRPEAP, encoded by the exons ATGCCATCCCCACTGGGCCCCCCACGCCTGCCCTCTGTGGACCCTGTGGCCACTCTGGAGGAGCCCGAGGCAGCACGCCTGCGTTTCCGGGGATTCTGCTACCAGGAGGTGGCAGGTCCCCGAGAGGCCCTGGCGCGGCTGCGAGAACTGTGCCGCCAGTGGCTGCGGCCGGAGGCATGCTCCAAGGAGCAGATGCTGGAGCTGCTGGTGCTGGAGCAGTTCCTGGGCACGCTGCCCCCTGAGATCCAGGCCTGGGTGCGGGGCCAGCGGCCAGGCAGCCCTGAGGAGGCTGTAGCCCTGGTCGAGGGCCTACAGCATAACCCTGGGCAGCTGCTGGGCTGG ATCACAGCCCATGTCCTGAAGCAAGTGGTGCTCCCAGCGGCACAGAAGATAGAGGAGTCCTTGGGGAGACCCCAGCCTTCAGGGACAGTGGAACTTCTCAGGGCAACCTCTGGGGAGGAGCCACAGGACACCCAGATGGAGGGGTCTCCCCAGCTCAGCTGCAGTGTGAAGGAGGAGCCTGATGCTGATGGGCAGGAGATGG CACCTTCCAGCCCCCCACATCCATCCCAGTCCCGCGAGGGGTACCCAGGACACCGGGAACCAGCCGCCacctccttccacccacccaggATTCAG GAGGAGTGGGGGCTACTGGACCGGTCACAGAAGGAACTGTACTGGGACGCGATGCTGGAGAAGTATGGCACGGTGGTCTCCCTGG CAGGGTTACCGGCCCCCTTGCCAGAGGCACGGGTTGAGTCGGAGCCAGGGGTACTGCGCTCGGGGACAGAGGGTCAAAGAAGCCTCCACCCGGGTGAGTGCTTCTCCATGCGATCTGAACCGCCTGTTGCCTGGTGGAGTGGGAGCTTGTCTGCCCCCACACACCTGGTGGGAGGGGATGGGAATGTCAAGGATGCTGGGCTACCTGGGACTGCCAACTCTCCTTCCCCAGGAGATGAGAGTGAGAGTCACTGTGAGGGTCCACCCCGCTGCCCAGAGGCCCAGCCACCCCAGGGCCCCGGGCCTGTCACCTGGGAGGGCCCATCTGGGGCCTCCGTCTCCACCAGGGCTACACCgggagcagggctggaggccGGCGCCCCGCGGAGGAAGCCTTACACCTGTGAGTTGTGCGGCCGAGGCTTTGATTGGAAATCGGTGTTTGTCATCCACCACCGGACGCATGCGGATGGGCAGGCCACGCGGGCCCCGGTGCTGGCTGTTGGGGGTGCTCAGAAGCTGCCACCAGGTTCCCGGGAGCCGGGCACACCACGCCACCCCCGGCGTGCACTCCCAGGCCCCCGGAGCTATGCGTGTGAGGAATGTGGGCGCAGCTTCAGCTGGAAGTCTCAATTGGTCATCCACCGCAAGAGCCACGCAGGCCAGCGGCGCCACTTCTGTGGCGACTGTGGCCGCAGCTTCGACTGGAAGTCCCAGCTGGTCATCCACAGGAAGAGCCACCGGCCGGAGGCCCCATGA
- the ZNF446 gene encoding zinc finger protein 446 isoform X3, with translation MAIRSRSSPPPHLPIGAGSAVHMRRILTYPPSRLLVSFVGYKKTPSTTMPSPLGPPRLPSVDPVATLEEPEAARLRFRGFCYQEVAGPREALARLRELCRQWLRPEACSKEQMLELLVLEQFLGTLPPEIQAWVRGQRPGSPEEAVALVEGLQHNPGQLLGWITAHVLKQVVLPAAQKIEESLGRPQPSGTVELLRATSGEEPQDTQMEGSPQLSCSVKEEPDADGQEMAPSSPPHPSQSREGYPGHREPAATSFHPPRIQEEWGLLDRSQKELYWDAMLEKYGTVVSLAGLPAPLPEARVESEPGVLRSGTEGQRSLHPGLHREQGWRPAPRGGSLTPVSCAAEALIGNRCLSSTTGRMRMGRPRGPRCWLLGVLRSCHQVPGSRAHHATPGVHSQAPGAMRVRNVGAASAGSLNWSSTARATQASGATSVATVAAASTGSPSWSSTGRATGRRPHEWLQKAASSWEPCSLQVLDTVPGNLVPAFLGLLGLRVRHVEATEDIRESEFPGESPDPSSVSPKQPPGCK, from the exons GTCTCTTTTGTTGGCTACAAGAAGACACCCAGTACAACAATGCCATCCCCACTGGGCCCCCCACGCCTGCCCTCTGTGGACCCTGTGGCCACTCTGGAGGAGCCCGAGGCAGCACGCCTGCGTTTCCGGGGATTCTGCTACCAGGAGGTGGCAGGTCCCCGAGAGGCCCTGGCGCGGCTGCGAGAACTGTGCCGCCAGTGGCTGCGGCCGGAGGCATGCTCCAAGGAGCAGATGCTGGAGCTGCTGGTGCTGGAGCAGTTCCTGGGCACGCTGCCCCCTGAGATCCAGGCCTGGGTGCGGGGCCAGCGGCCAGGCAGCCCTGAGGAGGCTGTAGCCCTGGTCGAGGGCCTACAGCATAACCCTGGGCAGCTGCTGGGCTGG ATCACAGCCCATGTCCTGAAGCAAGTGGTGCTCCCAGCGGCACAGAAGATAGAGGAGTCCTTGGGGAGACCCCAGCCTTCAGGGACAGTGGAACTTCTCAGGGCAACCTCTGGGGAGGAGCCACAGGACACCCAGATGGAGGGGTCTCCCCAGCTCAGCTGCAGTGTGAAGGAGGAGCCTGATGCTGATGGGCAGGAGATGG CACCTTCCAGCCCCCCACATCCATCCCAGTCCCGCGAGGGGTACCCAGGACACCGGGAACCAGCCGCCacctccttccacccacccaggATTCAG GAGGAGTGGGGGCTACTGGACCGGTCACAGAAGGAACTGTACTGGGACGCGATGCTGGAGAAGTATGGCACGGTGGTCTCCCTGG CAGGGTTACCGGCCCCCTTGCCAGAGGCACGGGTTGAGTCGGAGCCAGGGGTACTGCGCTCGGGGACAGAGGGTCAAAGAAGCCTCCACCCGG GGCTACACCgggagcagggctggaggccGGCGCCCCGCGGAGGAAGCCTTACACCTGTGAGTTGTGCGGCCGAGGCTTTGATTGGAAATCGGTGTTTGTCATCCACCACCGGACGCATGCGGATGGGCAGGCCACGCGGGCCCCGGTGCTGGCTGTTGGGGGTGCTCAGAAGCTGCCACCAGGTTCCCGGGAGCCGGGCACACCACGCCACCCCCGGCGTGCACTCCCAGGCCCCCGGAGCTATGCGTGTGAGGAATGTGGGCGCAGCTTCAGCTGGAAGTCTCAATTGGTCATCCACCGCAAGAGCCACGCAGGCCAGCGGCGCCACTTCTGTGGCGACTGTGGCCGCAGCTTCGACTGGAAGTCCCAGCTGGTCATCCACAGGAAGAGCCACCGGCCGGAGGCCCCATGAGTGGCTCCAGAAGGCAGCCTCGTCTTGGGAGCCTTGCAGCCTCCAGGTCCTGGACACAGTTCCTGGCAATCTGGTTCCAGCCTTCCTTGGGCTGCTTGGTCTCCGTGTGAGACATGTGGAGGCAACAGAGGACATTCGTGAATCAGAGTTCCCAGGAGAGTCCCCTGACCCCAGTTCAGTCTCCCCAAAACAGCCACCTGGGtgtaagtaa
- the ZNF446 gene encoding zinc finger protein 446 isoform X1: MAIRSRSSPPPHLPIGAGSAVHMRRILTYPPSRLLVSFVGYKKTPSTTMPSPLGPPRLPSVDPVATLEEPEAARLRFRGFCYQEVAGPREALARLRELCRQWLRPEACSKEQMLELLVLEQFLGTLPPEIQAWVRGQRPGSPEEAVALVEGLQHNPGQLLGWITAHVLKQVVLPAAQKIEESLGRPQPSGTVELLRATSGEEPQDTQMEGSPQLSCSVKEEPDADGQEMAPSSPPHPSQSREGYPGHREPAATSFHPPRIQEEWGLLDRSQKELYWDAMLEKYGTVVSLAGLPAPLPEARVESEPGVLRSGTEGQRSLHPGECFSMRSEPPVAWWSGSLSAPTHLVGGDGNVKDAGLPGTANSPSPGDESESHCEGPPRCPEAQPPQGPGPVTWEGPSGASVSTRATPGAGLEAGAPRRKPYTCELCGRGFDWKSVFVIHHRTHADGQATRAPVLAVGGAQKLPPGSREPGTPRHPRRALPGPRSYACEECGRSFSWKSQLVIHRKSHAGQRRHFCGDCGRSFDWKSQLVIHRKSHRPEAP, from the exons GTCTCTTTTGTTGGCTACAAGAAGACACCCAGTACAACAATGCCATCCCCACTGGGCCCCCCACGCCTGCCCTCTGTGGACCCTGTGGCCACTCTGGAGGAGCCCGAGGCAGCACGCCTGCGTTTCCGGGGATTCTGCTACCAGGAGGTGGCAGGTCCCCGAGAGGCCCTGGCGCGGCTGCGAGAACTGTGCCGCCAGTGGCTGCGGCCGGAGGCATGCTCCAAGGAGCAGATGCTGGAGCTGCTGGTGCTGGAGCAGTTCCTGGGCACGCTGCCCCCTGAGATCCAGGCCTGGGTGCGGGGCCAGCGGCCAGGCAGCCCTGAGGAGGCTGTAGCCCTGGTCGAGGGCCTACAGCATAACCCTGGGCAGCTGCTGGGCTGG ATCACAGCCCATGTCCTGAAGCAAGTGGTGCTCCCAGCGGCACAGAAGATAGAGGAGTCCTTGGGGAGACCCCAGCCTTCAGGGACAGTGGAACTTCTCAGGGCAACCTCTGGGGAGGAGCCACAGGACACCCAGATGGAGGGGTCTCCCCAGCTCAGCTGCAGTGTGAAGGAGGAGCCTGATGCTGATGGGCAGGAGATGG CACCTTCCAGCCCCCCACATCCATCCCAGTCCCGCGAGGGGTACCCAGGACACCGGGAACCAGCCGCCacctccttccacccacccaggATTCAG GAGGAGTGGGGGCTACTGGACCGGTCACAGAAGGAACTGTACTGGGACGCGATGCTGGAGAAGTATGGCACGGTGGTCTCCCTGG CAGGGTTACCGGCCCCCTTGCCAGAGGCACGGGTTGAGTCGGAGCCAGGGGTACTGCGCTCGGGGACAGAGGGTCAAAGAAGCCTCCACCCGGGTGAGTGCTTCTCCATGCGATCTGAACCGCCTGTTGCCTGGTGGAGTGGGAGCTTGTCTGCCCCCACACACCTGGTGGGAGGGGATGGGAATGTCAAGGATGCTGGGCTACCTGGGACTGCCAACTCTCCTTCCCCAGGAGATGAGAGTGAGAGTCACTGTGAGGGTCCACCCCGCTGCCCAGAGGCCCAGCCACCCCAGGGCCCCGGGCCTGTCACCTGGGAGGGCCCATCTGGGGCCTCCGTCTCCACCAGGGCTACACCgggagcagggctggaggccGGCGCCCCGCGGAGGAAGCCTTACACCTGTGAGTTGTGCGGCCGAGGCTTTGATTGGAAATCGGTGTTTGTCATCCACCACCGGACGCATGCGGATGGGCAGGCCACGCGGGCCCCGGTGCTGGCTGTTGGGGGTGCTCAGAAGCTGCCACCAGGTTCCCGGGAGCCGGGCACACCACGCCACCCCCGGCGTGCACTCCCAGGCCCCCGGAGCTATGCGTGTGAGGAATGTGGGCGCAGCTTCAGCTGGAAGTCTCAATTGGTCATCCACCGCAAGAGCCACGCAGGCCAGCGGCGCCACTTCTGTGGCGACTGTGGCCGCAGCTTCGACTGGAAGTCCCAGCTGGTCATCCACAGGAAGAGCCACCGGCCGGAGGCCCCATGA
- the ZNF446 gene encoding zinc finger protein 446 isoform X4, with product MAIRSRSSPPPHLPIGAGSAVHMRRILTYPPSRLLVSFVGYKKTPSTTMPSPLGPPRLPSVDPVATLEEPEAARLRFRGFCYQEVAGPREALARLRELCRQWLRPEACSKEQMLELLVLEQFLGTLPPEIQAWVRGQRPGSPEEAVALVEGLQHNPGQLLGWITAHVLKQVVLPAAQKIEESLGRPQPSGTVELLRATSGEEPQDTQMEGSPQLSCSVKEEPDADGQEMAPSSPPHPSQSREGYPGHREPAATSFHPPRIQEEWGLLDRSQKELYWDAMLEKYGTVVSLAGLPAPLPEARVESEPGVLRSGTEGQRSLHPGDESESHCEGPPRCPEAQPPQGPGPVTWEGPSGASVSTRATPGAGLEAGAPRRKPYTCELCGRGFDWKSVFVIHHRTHADGQATRAPVLAVGGAQKLPPGSREPGTPRHPRRALPGPRSYACEECGRSFSWKSQLVIHRKSHAGQRRHFCGDCGRSFDWKSQLVIHRKSHRPEAP from the exons GTCTCTTTTGTTGGCTACAAGAAGACACCCAGTACAACAATGCCATCCCCACTGGGCCCCCCACGCCTGCCCTCTGTGGACCCTGTGGCCACTCTGGAGGAGCCCGAGGCAGCACGCCTGCGTTTCCGGGGATTCTGCTACCAGGAGGTGGCAGGTCCCCGAGAGGCCCTGGCGCGGCTGCGAGAACTGTGCCGCCAGTGGCTGCGGCCGGAGGCATGCTCCAAGGAGCAGATGCTGGAGCTGCTGGTGCTGGAGCAGTTCCTGGGCACGCTGCCCCCTGAGATCCAGGCCTGGGTGCGGGGCCAGCGGCCAGGCAGCCCTGAGGAGGCTGTAGCCCTGGTCGAGGGCCTACAGCATAACCCTGGGCAGCTGCTGGGCTGG ATCACAGCCCATGTCCTGAAGCAAGTGGTGCTCCCAGCGGCACAGAAGATAGAGGAGTCCTTGGGGAGACCCCAGCCTTCAGGGACAGTGGAACTTCTCAGGGCAACCTCTGGGGAGGAGCCACAGGACACCCAGATGGAGGGGTCTCCCCAGCTCAGCTGCAGTGTGAAGGAGGAGCCTGATGCTGATGGGCAGGAGATGG CACCTTCCAGCCCCCCACATCCATCCCAGTCCCGCGAGGGGTACCCAGGACACCGGGAACCAGCCGCCacctccttccacccacccaggATTCAG GAGGAGTGGGGGCTACTGGACCGGTCACAGAAGGAACTGTACTGGGACGCGATGCTGGAGAAGTATGGCACGGTGGTCTCCCTGG CAGGGTTACCGGCCCCCTTGCCAGAGGCACGGGTTGAGTCGGAGCCAGGGGTACTGCGCTCGGGGACAGAGGGTCAAAGAAGCCTCCACCCGG GAGATGAGAGTGAGAGTCACTGTGAGGGTCCACCCCGCTGCCCAGAGGCCCAGCCACCCCAGGGCCCCGGGCCTGTCACCTGGGAGGGCCCATCTGGGGCCTCCGTCTCCACCAGGGCTACACCgggagcagggctggaggccGGCGCCCCGCGGAGGAAGCCTTACACCTGTGAGTTGTGCGGCCGAGGCTTTGATTGGAAATCGGTGTTTGTCATCCACCACCGGACGCATGCGGATGGGCAGGCCACGCGGGCCCCGGTGCTGGCTGTTGGGGGTGCTCAGAAGCTGCCACCAGGTTCCCGGGAGCCGGGCACACCACGCCACCCCCGGCGTGCACTCCCAGGCCCCCGGAGCTATGCGTGTGAGGAATGTGGGCGCAGCTTCAGCTGGAAGTCTCAATTGGTCATCCACCGCAAGAGCCACGCAGGCCAGCGGCGCCACTTCTGTGGCGACTGTGGCCGCAGCTTCGACTGGAAGTCCCAGCTGGTCATCCACAGGAAGAGCCACCGGCCGGAGGCCCCATGA